A window of Cheilinus undulatus linkage group 1, ASM1832078v1, whole genome shotgun sequence contains these coding sequences:
- the mc1r gene encoding melanocyte-stimulating hormone receptor — MDLTNRSHHNPSILHVEFSPLSDFMEENDTNITSGDPNSFSCVQVRIPQELFLALGLISLVENILVVLAIFKNRNLHSPMYYFICCLAVSDMLVSVSNVVETIFMLLNDHGLLDLHPGMLRHLDNIIDVMICSSVVSSLSFLCTIAADRYITIFYALRYHSIMTTQRAVTIIAVVWLASITSSILFIVYHTDNAVIVCLVTFFCITLVFNAVLYLHMFLLAHLHSRRIVAFNKSRRQSTSMKGAITLTILLGVFILCWGPFFLHLILILTCPTSPFCNCFFRNFNLFLILIICNSLIDPLIYAYRSQELRKTLQELVLCSWCFGV, encoded by the coding sequence ATGGATCTGACCAACAGGTCCCATCATAACCCCTCCATCCTCCATGTAGAGTTCAGCCCTCTCAGTGACTTTATGGAGGAGAATGACACCAACATCACCTCCGGGGACCCAAACTCGTTCAGCTGCGTGCAGGTTCGGATCCCTCAGGAGCTCTTCCTAGCCCTAGGGCTCATCAGCCTGGTGGAGAACATCCTAGTGGTTCTAGCCATCTTCAAGAACCGGAACCTGCACTCTCCCATGTACTACTTTATCTGCTGCCTGGCGGTGTCCGACATGCTGGTGAGTGTGAGCAACGTAGTGGAGACGATTTTTATGCTCCTCAACGACCACGGCCTGCTGGACTTGCACCCTGGCATGCTGCGCCACCTGGACAACATCATTGACGTGATGATCTGCAGCTCTGTGGTGTCCTCGCTCTCTTTTCTGTGCACCATCGCCGCGGATCGATACATCACCATCTTTTACGCGCTGCGCTACCATAGCATCATGACGACGCAGCGCGCCGTCACCATCATCGCGGTGGTGTGGCTAGCCAGCATCACCTCGAGCATCCTTTTCATCGTGTACCACACCGACAACGCAGTTATCGTGTGCCTCGTGACCTTCTTCTGCATCACGCTGGTGTTTAATGCCGTGCTCTACCTGCACATGTTCCTCCTGGCACACCTGCACTCCCGGCGCATCGTGGCTTTCAACAAAAGTAGGCGCCAATCCACGAGCATGAAAGGTGCGATCACCCTCACAATTCTCCTTGGTGTCTTCATTTTGTGCTGGGGCCCCTTCTTCCTCCacctcatcctcatcctcaccTGTCCCACCAGCCCCTTCTGCAACTGCTTCTTCAGAAACTTTaacctcttcctcatcctcatcatctgTAACTCGCTCATCGATCCGCTCATCTACGCGTACCGGAGCCAAGAGCTGCGTAAAACTCTACAGGAGCTGGTTCTGTGCTCCTGGTGTTTCGGAGTGTAA